A portion of the Microbulbifer agarilyticus genome contains these proteins:
- a CDS encoding BadF/BadG/BcrA/BcrD ATPase family protein: MSSYFIGIDGGGTKTLARLEDANGTLTTAKSGASSLTQDLNGAITNVVEISRQLLASTPIAAEQTHVVCGVAGAGNPTSATKLQQALLAEGFRSVQVTSDAKTSLVGAGAGTPIVMVAVGTGSVAMQLGRDGITRQFGGWGLAVGDEGSGAAIGKSLVRALLWELDIHGHAKSSVCQEVMSVVGQERAQILPWLQSAGSREYAALAPTVFKHLPHCALAGEIVRKTAAEVDRLIEAASDGETLPLALLGGLADKLAPHLRPAHQARQIPALGTALDGACIMARQCGEPSTETRKKNSIQHGS; the protein is encoded by the coding sequence ATGAGCAGCTACTTTATAGGGATCGACGGCGGCGGCACCAAAACCCTGGCGCGCCTTGAAGACGCGAATGGAACCCTGACCACGGCAAAATCTGGGGCCAGCTCCCTCACCCAAGATCTAAATGGTGCCATCACAAACGTTGTCGAGATCAGTCGACAATTGTTGGCCAGCACACCAATTGCCGCTGAGCAGACCCATGTCGTCTGCGGCGTGGCAGGTGCCGGCAACCCAACTTCTGCAACCAAGCTGCAACAAGCTCTGTTGGCAGAGGGCTTCAGAAGTGTGCAGGTCACTTCTGATGCCAAGACCTCACTAGTGGGGGCCGGCGCGGGTACTCCAATCGTAATGGTTGCGGTCGGTACCGGCTCTGTAGCGATGCAGCTGGGGAGAGACGGTATCACCCGTCAATTTGGTGGCTGGGGACTGGCGGTCGGCGATGAAGGCAGTGGTGCCGCCATCGGAAAAAGTCTGGTGCGCGCGCTGCTATGGGAATTGGATATCCATGGCCACGCGAAAAGTTCGGTTTGCCAAGAGGTCATGTCGGTTGTAGGGCAAGAGCGCGCGCAGATCTTGCCCTGGCTGCAAAGCGCGGGTTCACGGGAGTATGCCGCCCTGGCCCCAACTGTATTCAAACACCTGCCCCACTGCGCATTAGCTGGTGAGATCGTCCGCAAAACTGCTGCGGAAGTCGATCGCCTGATCGAAGCGGCCAGCGACGGGGAGACTTTGCCACTCGCTCTTCTTGGGGGGCTGGCAGACAAACTAGCTCCACATTTGCGCCCTGCACATCAAGCTCGGCAAATTCCCGCGCTGGGAACTGCACTGGACGGCGCCTGCATAATGGCTCGCCAATGTGGTGAACCGAGCACCGAGACCAGAAAAAAGAACTCAATACAGCACGGCTCGTAA
- a CDS encoding sodium:solute symporter: MELQFTGLDWGIFALYLAILAASAWYFSQNRAKDSRDYFLARNSMPMWMVAISTLATTQSAATFLGGPDLGYRGDLTYLFTNVGAIIAAFIVASVLIPKFYANRVTTVYELLQSRFGEKAKHRAGGIYLLGRVFASGARLYMAAIAVSMILFNDIAADHVIAAVVLLTAAGLLQTFIGGVRSVIQSDVLQCAVYVSAALAVLAVLITQIPADFGQIFAALGAPAEGPSKLTLIDTSWDLSDPFNLWATLTGFVLLNIAAFGLDQDVTQRVLTCKTPREGARAVLFSVVMVIPVMAVFMGIGLLLHIFYQNPSLMGGDPASMPTGGDVTVFMHYVLHEMPAGLRGLVTIGVIAAALSTLNSSLNSMASVLIEDLYRHRLQQRGIERNAQHFVVAGRWGMTLVAAALGLMAVLCFYWQQISDLPLITFALSVMVFAYSGLLGVFFTALFTGRGNATSVGWALAAGFTVTLLQQPWMITMVTGTSEPPIIAFPWQLCLGTLVSFAVCNLGSPAAAPIEVDDTTGPSGTENKELNAAHSK, translated from the coding sequence ATGGAATTGCAGTTTACCGGTTTGGATTGGGGAATATTTGCGCTGTACTTGGCAATCCTGGCCGCCTCCGCGTGGTATTTCAGCCAGAATCGTGCAAAAGATAGCCGCGACTACTTCCTCGCTCGCAACAGCATGCCTATGTGGATGGTGGCTATTTCCACTCTGGCGACCACCCAATCTGCCGCCACCTTCCTGGGCGGGCCCGACTTGGGTTACCGCGGCGACCTCACTTACCTCTTCACCAACGTCGGCGCAATCATCGCGGCGTTCATTGTGGCGAGTGTTTTAATTCCCAAATTCTACGCCAATCGGGTGACGACCGTATACGAACTCCTGCAATCACGCTTTGGCGAAAAAGCCAAACATCGTGCCGGTGGTATCTATCTTCTCGGCCGTGTATTCGCCAGCGGTGCCCGATTGTATATGGCCGCAATCGCCGTCTCGATGATTCTGTTTAATGACATTGCTGCAGACCACGTGATTGCAGCGGTTGTTTTGCTCACCGCAGCAGGCCTCCTGCAAACCTTCATCGGTGGTGTGCGTTCAGTCATCCAGAGTGATGTGCTGCAGTGTGCGGTATATGTCAGTGCAGCGCTTGCCGTGCTGGCCGTACTGATTACCCAGATCCCTGCGGATTTCGGTCAAATTTTTGCTGCACTGGGCGCCCCTGCGGAGGGGCCATCCAAACTGACACTGATCGATACCAGCTGGGACTTGAGTGATCCATTTAATTTATGGGCAACCCTTACCGGTTTTGTCCTGCTGAACATTGCCGCCTTTGGGCTGGATCAGGACGTGACGCAGCGCGTCCTCACCTGCAAGACACCCCGGGAAGGCGCACGCGCGGTGCTCTTCTCTGTGGTTATGGTAATCCCAGTGATGGCCGTATTTATGGGTATCGGACTGCTGTTGCATATTTTCTACCAAAACCCTTCGCTCATGGGCGGCGATCCAGCTTCCATGCCGACAGGGGGAGATGTCACCGTATTTATGCACTATGTGTTGCACGAAATGCCCGCGGGCCTTCGCGGCCTGGTGACTATCGGTGTGATTGCCGCCGCTCTCTCTACCCTGAATTCCAGCCTCAACTCAATGGCCAGCGTATTGATCGAAGACCTTTACCGTCATCGACTTCAGCAACGGGGCATTGAGAGAAATGCACAACATTTTGTTGTTGCGGGTCGTTGGGGCATGACCCTTGTTGCCGCGGCACTTGGCCTGATGGCAGTACTTTGTTTCTACTGGCAACAAATCAGCGATTTGCCACTGATTACCTTTGCACTCTCGGTGATGGTGTTCGCCTACTCCGGCCTTCTGGGCGTGTTTTTTACTGCACTCTTCACTGGCCGTGGCAATGCAACCAGTGTGGGCTGGGCCTTGGCCGCAGGCTTTACCGTCACCCTACTGCAGCAACCCTGGATGATCACCATGGTTACCGGAACCAGCGAGCCGCCGATCATTGCGTTCCCATGGCAGCTATGTCTCGGCACGCTCGTTTCTTTTGCCGTATGTAACCTTGGTAGCCCGGCCGCTGCTCCCATTGAAGTCGACGACACCACTGGGCCCTCGGGCACGGAAAACAAGGAACTCAACGCAGCACACTCAAAATGA
- a CDS encoding MurR/RpiR family transcriptional regulator gives MSTLVKIRAMRDSMSNHEQRIADFVLENVDAVRAQSSKALAEQVGVSQSSVVKFSQKLGYKGYSDLKLSLTESVARSAMLPKAIHGDIAADDDLATVAQKLIARKNLALNETVMANSEKVLLQSAESLLSAKRILMFGVGASSLVARDVAYKLMKLGKSVLVENDTHVQVANAATLGQGDVVFAISESGVTQDVIRVAQAAASQGAEVISLTRFARNPLTELATHSLFCVANESEARSSSILARTAQFMITDLLFILISQRDEKANELFDRSRQAVEVLRRDS, from the coding sequence ATGAGCACCTTGGTTAAAATTCGCGCCATGCGCGACAGCATGTCCAATCACGAACAGCGCATTGCTGATTTCGTTTTGGAAAATGTCGACGCTGTTCGCGCGCAATCTTCCAAGGCGTTGGCCGAGCAAGTGGGGGTTTCCCAGTCGAGCGTGGTGAAGTTCAGCCAAAAACTTGGCTACAAGGGTTATTCCGACCTGAAGCTGTCTTTGACCGAATCTGTTGCGCGTTCTGCGATGTTGCCGAAGGCGATTCATGGCGATATTGCGGCCGATGACGACCTTGCGACGGTTGCACAAAAATTGATTGCCCGGAAAAACCTGGCCTTGAACGAAACGGTGATGGCGAATTCTGAGAAGGTTTTACTGCAATCTGCAGAGTCCCTGCTCAGTGCCAAGCGCATTTTGATGTTCGGGGTAGGGGCGTCCTCTCTTGTCGCAAGAGACGTGGCCTACAAGCTGATGAAGTTGGGTAAATCGGTATTGGTTGAAAACGATACCCATGTACAGGTTGCCAATGCTGCTACGCTCGGTCAGGGGGATGTGGTGTTCGCAATTTCCGAGTCTGGGGTAACCCAGGACGTGATCCGTGTCGCGCAAGCGGCCGCATCACAGGGGGCTGAAGTTATCTCGTTAACGCGTTTTGCCCGTAATCCTCTCACCGAGCTGGCAACGCACAGTCTTTTCTGTGTGGCCAATGAATCCGAGGCGCGCAGCTCCTCTATTTTGGCGCGCACCGCTCAATTCATGATCACTGACTTGCTATTTATTTTGATTTCCCAGCGCGATGAAAAAGCGAATGAGCTTTTTGACCGTAGCCGACAAGCGGTAGAAGTGTTGCGCCGCGATTCTTAG
- the ppnN gene encoding nucleotide 5'-monophosphate nucleosidase PpnN: MTTELIDLVDARVSPTGQFDILSKYEIHKLTDTSRGPENTTFRNCALAVLNCGNYQDDGKELLEQYADFNISVIPTERSVKLKVCNAPASAFVDGRMIQGIAEHLFAVLRDIIYVRSEITGDPRYDLVSAQGVTDAVFHILRNAGTFDRARAPRLVVCWGGHSISREEYEYTKTVGYELALRSLDICTGCGPGAMKGPMKGATIGHAKQRDRDGQYLGISEPGIIAAEAPNPIVNQLVIMPDIEKRLEAFVRTGHGIVVFPGGAGTAEEILYLLGILLHEENKHQPFPLIFTGPASAEEYFFQIDRFIGETLGEEARSRYQIIIDDPQEVARQMSAGILKVRQFRKETGDAYYYNWQLKISTEFQRPFTPTHENMRDLALHNHQQPYLLAANLRRAFSGIVSGNVKDEGIRNVEKHGPYELRGDPSLMKSMDTLLNSFVKQQRMKLPGTAYKPCYRISAE, translated from the coding sequence ATGACCACTGAACTTATCGATCTCGTTGACGCGCGTGTATCGCCTACGGGTCAGTTCGATATCCTCTCGAAATACGAAATCCATAAACTTACCGACACCAGTCGCGGGCCGGAAAACACCACTTTTCGCAATTGCGCCCTCGCGGTCCTGAACTGCGGCAACTACCAGGACGACGGCAAGGAACTTCTGGAGCAATACGCCGACTTCAATATCTCCGTCATCCCGACAGAGCGCTCGGTCAAACTCAAAGTCTGTAACGCACCCGCAAGTGCGTTTGTCGACGGACGCATGATTCAAGGTATTGCGGAGCACCTCTTTGCGGTTCTCAGAGACATCATCTACGTCAGGAGTGAGATAACCGGGGACCCACGCTACGACCTGGTTTCGGCACAAGGGGTCACTGATGCGGTATTCCATATCCTCAGGAATGCGGGCACCTTCGACCGCGCCCGGGCACCGCGCCTGGTCGTATGCTGGGGTGGTCACTCAATTTCACGCGAGGAATACGAATACACCAAGACAGTCGGCTATGAGCTTGCCCTGCGCAGCCTTGATATCTGTACTGGCTGTGGCCCGGGGGCAATGAAAGGCCCAATGAAGGGCGCAACCATTGGCCACGCCAAGCAACGGGATCGTGATGGGCAATATCTTGGTATTTCCGAGCCAGGCATTATCGCTGCAGAGGCGCCCAACCCGATCGTCAACCAACTGGTCATCATGCCTGACATTGAAAAAAGGCTGGAAGCATTTGTGCGTACCGGGCACGGTATCGTTGTGTTCCCCGGCGGCGCAGGCACTGCCGAAGAGATCCTCTACTTACTCGGTATTCTTTTGCACGAAGAAAACAAGCACCAGCCCTTCCCGCTCATATTTACCGGGCCGGCCAGTGCGGAAGAGTATTTTTTCCAAATCGATCGGTTTATTGGCGAGACTCTCGGTGAAGAAGCCCGCTCCCGCTATCAGATCATCATTGATGATCCGCAAGAAGTTGCGCGGCAGATGTCGGCGGGGATCTTAAAAGTTCGCCAATTCCGCAAAGAAACCGGCGATGCCTACTACTACAACTGGCAGCTCAAGATTTCCACGGAGTTCCAGCGTCCATTCACCCCAACCCACGAAAACATGCGCGATCTCGCTCTGCACAATCACCAGCAGCCTTACTTACTTGCCGCCAACTTGCGTCGCGCATTCTCCGGTATCGTTTCAGGCAACGTGAAAGATGAAGGCATCCGCAACGTTGAAAAGCATGGTCCCTACGAGCTCCGTGGTGATCCATCCCTGATGAAAAGTATGGATACGCTACTGAACTCGTTCGTAAAGCAACAGCGTATGAAGCTTCCAGGCACCGCATACAAACCCTGCTATCGAATCAGTGCCGAATAA
- a CDS encoding tRNA dihydrouridine synthase, with protein sequence MTTKSNPKPTAPSNPAPLIYQAPMEGVIDHHVRALLSKIGGVDVCVTEFVRVTQTKLPRRVFTRLCPELDRGAQTPSGIPVRLQLLGGNPQAMGYNAARAVEAGAKAIDLNFGCPAKQVNNSDGGACLLQSPVRVEGIVAAVRKAVPDSIPVTAKIRLGFNDRSSYMDNARAAEAGGASELAVHARSKVDGYRPPAYWEYIGEIRQELGIRVIANGDLWTLKDFERCREVTQCDAYMFGRSLLARPDIGLQIRSLCAGEEVTPMSWTQVVGILHEYYITTKDLYPAKYLGNRVKQWLAYLKLSFPEAQSFFEEIKRHRDHEIIERAFAMHLNTQAPTSARLSEENAA encoded by the coding sequence ATGACCACAAAATCCAACCCCAAGCCAACGGCACCTTCCAACCCGGCTCCACTCATCTACCAAGCTCCAATGGAAGGCGTCATTGACCACCACGTGCGTGCGCTGCTGTCAAAAATTGGTGGGGTCGATGTCTGCGTTACCGAGTTTGTAAGAGTTACCCAAACAAAACTCCCACGCCGGGTCTTTACCCGCCTTTGCCCCGAGCTAGACCGGGGCGCACAAACACCTTCCGGTATTCCGGTGCGCCTACAGCTGCTGGGCGGTAACCCACAAGCCATGGGGTATAACGCAGCCCGTGCGGTGGAAGCTGGGGCAAAGGCTATCGACTTGAACTTTGGCTGCCCGGCCAAACAGGTGAATAACAGTGACGGCGGCGCTTGCCTGCTCCAATCTCCTGTGCGGGTAGAAGGAATTGTGGCTGCGGTGCGCAAGGCGGTACCCGACTCAATACCCGTAACTGCAAAAATTCGCCTCGGGTTCAACGACCGCAGTTCCTACATGGATAACGCCCGTGCCGCCGAGGCTGGTGGTGCATCTGAACTGGCAGTACACGCACGCTCCAAGGTCGATGGTTACCGCCCACCCGCCTACTGGGAATACATTGGTGAGATCCGCCAAGAACTGGGTATACGGGTAATCGCCAACGGTGACCTGTGGACACTCAAGGACTTTGAGCGCTGCCGCGAGGTTACCCAATGCGATGCTTATATGTTTGGACGCAGCCTACTCGCGCGCCCGGATATCGGCCTGCAAATTCGGTCTCTGTGCGCGGGCGAGGAAGTGACTCCGATGAGCTGGACTCAAGTGGTTGGAATACTTCACGAGTACTACATCACCACCAAAGATCTCTACCCGGCCAAATATCTGGGTAACCGGGTCAAGCAGTGGCTGGCCTACCTGAAGCTCAGTTTTCCGGAAGCGCAGAGCTTCTTTGAAGAGATCAAACGACACCGGGACCACGAAATCATCGAGCGGGCATTTGCCATGCACCTGAATACGCAGGCGCCCACATCAGCCCGCTTGAGTGAAGAAAACGCCGCCTGA
- a CDS encoding OadG family protein, whose protein sequence is MQEALMQQGLDITLFGMGIVFTFLLLLVICTTIMSRVMTRFFPEAEPAAVRSSAPAAPSAAGNARLRKIIEEAVKQHRNRRK, encoded by the coding sequence GTGCAAGAAGCATTAATGCAGCAGGGCCTGGACATCACATTGTTCGGCATGGGCATTGTATTTACATTTCTGCTGTTGCTGGTGATTTGTACCACCATCATGTCACGCGTGATGACCCGTTTTTTCCCTGAGGCTGAGCCCGCTGCCGTTCGGTCTTCTGCACCCGCTGCGCCATCGGCAGCCGGGAACGCGCGTCTTCGTAAAATCATTGAAGAAGCCGTTAAGCAACATCGTAATCGTCGTAAGTAG
- the oadA gene encoding sodium-extruding oxaloacetate decarboxylase subunit alpha, with protein MTEVNSLAKKSPLGITDVVLRDAHQSLFATRLRLDDMLPIAEKLDKVGFWSLESWGGATFDACIRYLGEDPWERIRELKKAMPNTPQQMLFRGQNILGYRHYADDVVEKFVERAATNGVDVFRVFDAMNDMRNLKTALAAVKKQGKHAQGTISYTVSPVHNMDMWIDLGRQIEDMGADSIAIKDMAGLLRPYEGYELVSKLKAAVDIPIHMQCHATTGLSTATALKCVEAGIDNIDTAISSMSMTYGHSPTESVVAILEGTDRDTGLDINLLEEIAAYFREVRKKYAKFEGSLRGVDSRILVAQVPGGMLTNMENQLREQGAGDRLDEVLEEIPRVRKDLGYIPLVTPTSQIVGTQSVLNVLTGERYKSISKETAAVLKGEYGATPADVNKELQDKVLEGGEPVTCRPADLIAPELDKLSAELQQKSSEDDIALTAGDGQIDDVLTYALFPQIGLKFLKNRGNADAFEPVPTGNEGSEVKNDAGESVYTVSVEGESYTVTVADGGDVTGMVKVGGEAVAAPGAAAAPVAAGSGEPVKAPLAGNIFKVLVKPGDQVAEGQTIVVLEAMKMETAVSAPRAGSVTGVTVKEGDAVAVGDDLLTIA; from the coding sequence ATGACTGAGGTTAACTCTTTAGCTAAAAAATCCCCGCTTGGGATTACCGACGTAGTCCTGCGTGACGCCCACCAATCGCTTTTTGCTACCCGCCTGCGCTTGGACGACATGCTGCCGATTGCAGAGAAGTTGGATAAGGTCGGGTTCTGGTCTCTCGAGTCTTGGGGTGGTGCGACATTCGATGCGTGTATTCGCTACCTTGGTGAAGATCCTTGGGAGCGTATTCGCGAACTGAAAAAAGCGATGCCCAATACGCCGCAGCAGATGCTGTTCCGCGGCCAAAACATTCTTGGTTACCGTCACTACGCGGACGATGTAGTGGAGAAGTTTGTTGAGCGCGCGGCCACCAACGGTGTGGACGTATTCCGCGTGTTCGATGCGATGAATGATATGCGCAACCTGAAAACTGCACTGGCTGCAGTAAAGAAGCAGGGTAAACATGCGCAAGGCACCATTTCTTATACCGTAAGCCCGGTCCACAACATGGATATGTGGATAGACCTGGGTCGCCAGATCGAGGATATGGGGGCGGACTCCATTGCCATTAAAGATATGGCTGGCCTGTTACGCCCCTATGAAGGCTATGAGCTGGTAAGCAAACTGAAAGCCGCGGTGGACATTCCAATTCATATGCAGTGTCACGCGACTACCGGCCTGTCTACTGCGACCGCGCTGAAGTGCGTGGAAGCGGGCATCGACAATATCGACACCGCGATTTCCTCCATGTCCATGACTTATGGCCACAGCCCCACTGAATCGGTGGTAGCAATTCTGGAAGGTACCGATCGCGATACCGGTCTCGACATTAACCTGCTTGAGGAAATTGCGGCGTATTTCCGTGAGGTGCGCAAGAAATACGCGAAGTTCGAAGGCTCCCTGCGTGGTGTTGACTCTCGAATTCTGGTTGCACAAGTACCTGGCGGCATGTTGACCAATATGGAAAACCAGCTGCGTGAACAGGGCGCCGGTGATCGTCTGGACGAAGTGCTGGAAGAAATTCCGCGTGTACGCAAAGACCTGGGTTATATCCCGCTGGTTACCCCAACTTCACAGATCGTTGGTACCCAGTCGGTATTGAACGTTCTGACCGGTGAACGTTACAAATCAATTTCCAAAGAAACCGCTGCCGTGCTGAAAGGCGAATACGGCGCGACGCCAGCAGACGTAAATAAAGAGCTGCAAGACAAGGTTCTGGAAGGCGGTGAGCCGGTTACCTGCCGCCCGGCGGACCTGATTGCACCGGAACTGGACAAACTGTCTGCAGAATTGCAGCAAAAATCCTCCGAAGACGATATCGCACTCACCGCAGGTGACGGTCAGATTGATGATGTACTGACTTACGCACTGTTCCCGCAAATCGGCCTCAAGTTCCTCAAGAACCGCGGCAATGCGGACGCATTTGAGCCAGTTCCCACTGGTAATGAAGGCTCCGAAGTGAAAAACGATGCGGGCGAAAGTGTTTATACCGTCTCTGTGGAAGGTGAGAGTTACACCGTGACCGTTGCCGACGGCGGCGATGTCACCGGAATGGTCAAAGTTGGTGGCGAAGCGGTTGCAGCACCTGGCGCTGCCGCCGCACCAGTTGCCGCAGGCTCCGGCGAGCCGGTAAAAGCACCGCTGGCTGGCAATATCTTCAAGGTATTGGTGAAGCCTGGTGATCAGGTTGCCGAAGGCCAGACCATCGTTGTGCTGGAAGCCATGAAAATGGAAACCGCAGTCAGCGCGCCCCGTGCAGGCAGCGTGACCGGTGTCACCGTGAAAGAAGGTGATGCCGTGGCGGTGGGTGACGACCTGCTGACCATCGCGTAA
- a CDS encoding sodium ion-translocating decarboxylase subunit beta: MENLANLWLSSGANQMTIGQFSMMVVCLGLLFLAIRKNFEPLLLVPIGFGGILANIPGANLALPAVEAAMYSGDAGVLAQLSQALGLSGFESMDSLKVAFENAPAAAAERAAQVASDAGFSNGMLYNFYNVAIASGVAPLVIFMGVGAMTDFGPLLANPRTLFLGAAAQFGIFATVLGAVGMSAMGIMDFSIADAAAIGIIGGADGPTAIYVSSLLAPDLLGAIAVAAYSYMALVPLIQPPIMRALTTEQERRIEMVQLRHVSKSEKIVFPLVLLILVALFLPDAAPLLGMFCFGNLMRECGVVSRLSDTAQNALINITTIFLGLSVGSKLAADKFLDPKTLGILALGIVAFSIGTAAGVLMAKLLNMVSKNKVNPLIGSAGVSAVPMAARVSNKLGLEANPHNFLLMHAMGPNVAGVIGSAVAAGVMITMVRAMGG, encoded by the coding sequence GTGGAAAATTTAGCAAATCTCTGGCTGTCATCTGGGGCAAACCAGATGACCATCGGGCAGTTCTCCATGATGGTGGTGTGCCTGGGGCTTTTGTTCCTGGCGATTCGTAAAAACTTTGAACCGCTGCTACTGGTGCCGATCGGTTTCGGTGGAATCCTGGCGAATATTCCAGGTGCGAACCTGGCGCTGCCAGCGGTGGAAGCGGCAATGTATTCCGGCGACGCTGGAGTGCTAGCGCAACTTTCACAGGCGCTTGGACTCAGCGGCTTTGAGTCGATGGATAGCCTCAAGGTTGCGTTTGAGAACGCGCCGGCGGCTGCTGCGGAACGCGCTGCTCAGGTTGCGTCGGACGCGGGCTTTTCCAATGGCATGTTGTACAACTTTTATAACGTTGCCATCGCCTCCGGTGTTGCACCTCTGGTGATTTTTATGGGCGTAGGTGCAATGACGGACTTTGGTCCGCTTCTTGCGAACCCGCGCACCCTGTTCCTTGGTGCGGCCGCCCAGTTTGGTATTTTTGCCACAGTGCTCGGTGCGGTTGGCATGTCTGCCATGGGCATTATGGATTTCTCCATCGCGGATGCGGCAGCTATCGGTATTATCGGTGGTGCGGACGGCCCTACCGCGATCTATGTTTCCAGCCTGCTGGCTCCAGACCTCTTGGGTGCGATTGCGGTAGCGGCGTATTCCTATATGGCTCTGGTGCCACTGATCCAGCCCCCAATCATGCGTGCTCTGACGACCGAGCAAGAGCGTCGCATCGAAATGGTTCAGCTGCGTCATGTGAGCAAAAGCGAAAAGATCGTTTTCCCGCTGGTGTTGCTGATTCTGGTTGCGCTATTCCTGCCGGATGCTGCGCCACTGTTGGGTATGTTCTGTTTCGGTAACCTGATGCGTGAATGCGGTGTGGTTTCTCGTCTATCCGATACCGCACAGAATGCACTGATCAACATCACCACCATCTTCCTGGGGCTTTCTGTCGGCTCAAAGCTGGCCGCAGACAAGTTCCTCGACCCGAAAACTCTGGGTATCCTGGCGCTGGGTATCGTTGCGTTCTCGATCGGCACTGCGGCCGGTGTATTGATGGCCAAGCTGTTGAACATGGTGAGCAAGAACAAGGTGAACCCACTGATCGGTTCTGCGGGTGTATCTGCGGTACCGATGGCTGCGCGAGTTTCCAACAAGCTTGGCTTGGAGGCGAATCCGCACAACTTCCTGCTGATGCATGCCATGGGCCCCAATGTGGCGGGTGTTATTGGCTCTGCCGTTGCGGCGGGCGTCATGATTACCATGGTTCGGGCGATGGGCGGCTAA
- the djlA gene encoding co-chaperone DjlA, producing the protein MSWLGAGIGAGIGMMFGGPIGAALGAWVGSSFSSGLKKLSEQGIPLNRDGAQTVFIVALFSMLAKMAKADGQVSKAEVQLVDDFINNNLRLNAEDRQQAIKIFQNAKSDQFSIYDYARQYRQLIRNQAMREMVYRLLFAVAFADGELHPAEEEILRKIPEELGLHASIFTAMFNEFGHGGPATSEGSLKAHYDVLECSPDASDRELKLAYRRKAAEFHPDKIASKGLPDEFMRHAEDQMKSITVAYDTIVAARKREAAVNQA; encoded by the coding sequence ATGTCCTGGTTGGGAGCGGGTATCGGTGCTGGTATCGGCATGATGTTTGGTGGACCGATTGGTGCCGCACTGGGTGCCTGGGTGGGTAGTTCGTTTAGCTCCGGGCTTAAGAAACTGAGCGAGCAAGGCATCCCGCTCAATCGTGATGGGGCGCAAACGGTGTTTATCGTCGCGCTCTTCTCCATGCTGGCAAAGATGGCCAAGGCTGACGGTCAGGTCTCAAAAGCTGAGGTTCAGCTTGTCGATGATTTCATCAACAACAATCTGCGCCTGAACGCAGAGGACCGCCAGCAGGCGATCAAGATTTTTCAGAATGCCAAATCAGACCAGTTTTCTATTTACGACTATGCCCGCCAATATCGCCAGTTGATTCGCAATCAAGCGATGCGGGAGATGGTATACAGGTTGTTGTTTGCGGTGGCCTTTGCCGATGGTGAATTGCACCCGGCAGAAGAGGAGATATTGCGTAAAATCCCTGAAGAGCTGGGTTTGCATGCCTCTATTTTTACCGCGATGTTTAATGAGTTTGGCCATGGTGGTCCCGCCACTAGTGAGGGCAGCCTCAAGGCGCATTACGATGTGCTCGAATGCAGCCCGGACGCCAGTGACCGAGAGCTTAAGTTGGCTTATCGACGTAAGGCCGCGGAATTCCACCCGGACAAAATCGCTTCCAAAGGTTTGCCGGACGAATTTATGCGCCACGCGGAAGATCAGATGAAAAGTATTACCGTGGCATACGACACGATTGTTGCCGCGCGTAAGCGCGAGGCGGCGGTGAACCAGGCCTGA